DNA from Actinoplanes sp. SE50/110:
ATCCAGCACGAGTACGGCATCTACCCGGGTGACGCCGGCGCCGAGGTGCTGCCGCTGCTGCACGCGCTCAAGGTGCCCTCCATCGTGGTGCTGCACACCGTCCTCACCCAACCCGACACCCTGCAGCGCGCGGTGCTGGAGCAGATCGCCGAGGTCGCCGATGCCGTGGTGACCATGACCGACACCGCCCGGCAGCGACTGACCACGAACTACGCGGTGAACCCTCGCAAGATCACGGTGATCCCGCACGGCGCCGGCAGCCACGCCGGGGTGCCCCGCGAGGACCACGACCGGCCGCACCTGCTCACCTGGGGCCTGCTCGGCCCGGGCAAGGGCATCGAATGGGCGCTGCGGGCCCTCGCGCTGCTCGACGACCTGAGCCCGGCCCCGATCTACACCGTCGCCGGCCGCACCCACCCGAAGGTGCTCGAACAGCAGGGCGACGTGTACCGGGACGGGCTCAAGTCGCTCGCCGACGACCTCGACGTGACCGCATCGGTCCGCTGGCTCGATGCCTACCTGGACGCCGGTGAACTGTCCCGGCTGATCCGGTCGGCGGACGCGGTGGTGCTCCCCTACGACTCGACCGAGCAGGTCACCTCCGGGGTGCTGATCGAGGCGGTGGGCGCCGGGGTGCCGGTGGTCGCCACCGAGTTCCCGCACGCCGTCGAGTTGCTGGCCAGCGGCCCCGGGCTGCTCGTGCCGCACCAGGACCCGGAGGCGATGGCCTGCGCGATCCGGCACGTGCTGGCCGAGCCCGGACTGCCCGGGCGCCTCGCCGGGCTCGCCGGCGGGCCGACCCTGCGCTGGCCGGCGGTCGCCGCCCGGTACCAGTCGCTGGCCGCCCGCCTGCTCGCCGACCGCGTGCCGCTGCCGGCCGCGACCCTCACGGCATGAGCCAGGGGCTGCGGCTGATTCCGCCGCCGGTCCGGCTCACCGACGTACCGGAGCCGCGCTTCGATCACGTGCTCCGGCTCTCCGACGACACCGGGCTGCTGGAACACGCGCGCACCGCGATCGTCCGGCGCGAGCACGGCTACTGCGTCGACGACGTGTCCCGGGGCCTGCTGGTGGTCAGCCGGGAGCCCCGGCCGGCCCCCGAGGTGCTCCGGGCCGGTGAACGCTACCTGGCCTTCCTGACCCACGCCCAGGACGCCGACGGCGCGTTCCGCAACCGGATGGGCTATGACCGGCGCTGGCAGGACGAGCCGTCGCTGGGCGACTGGTGGGGCCGCGCCCTGTGGGGGCTGGGCACCGCGGCCGCGCGCAGCACCGCCGGCTGGATCCGGCGTGAGGCGCGGTACGCCTTCCACCTCGGAGCCACCCGCCGCTCCACCTGGCCGCGGGCGATGGCCTTCGCCGGACTGGGCGCGGCCGAGGTGCTCCGCGCCGACCCGCGCGACCGGCTCGCCGCCGACCTGCTCGGCGACGCGGCCACGGTGATCGGCCTGCCCGGGTCCGACCCGGACTGGTGCTGGCCGGAACGCGAGCTCACCTACGCCAACCCGGCCCTGGCCGAGGTGGTGATCGCGGCCGGCGACCTGCTCGGCGACGAGGCGCTGCTCGCCGACGGGCTGCGGATGCTCGCCTGGCTGTGCCGGACCCAGGAGCACCGGGGCCACCTGTCCACCGTCCCGGTCGGCGGCTGGCGGCCCGGCTCCGCCCGGCACCGGCACGACCAGCAGCCGATCGAGGCGGCCGCCACCGCGGACGCCTGCGCCACGGCCGCCGCGGTGACCGGCGACGAGCGCTGGGACGCCCCGCTCTTCCAGGCGATCGCGTGGTTCCTGGGCGACAACGACACCGGAACGGTGATGTACGACAGCGAGACTCATGGTTGTTATGACGGATTGACGGCTGATGGTCCTAATCTGAACCAAGGAGCCGAATCCACTCTCGCGCTCGTCTCCACGCTGCAGCATGCCCGCACGCTGGCGATCCGGAGCGCGACCCGACCGCAAGGCGGTTTGGCGTGACAGCGACTGTGAACACCACCGACATCACCCGTCACAACATCACCATGCAGCCCGACGGGCGCCGCGTGGTGATCAAGCTGTTCGTGCCCGGCGAGGACGCGCACGCCACGCACAACCGGACCGCCTGCATGATCGAGCGGATGCTGCAGCTCGACGAGAACGACATCGGCACGCTGCTCGAGGACGTGCTGAACCGCTTCTCCGGGCGGCACCACGACATCCTGTCGGTCTTCCAGCACCACTACGAGGTGGTCCAGCACCGGGTGCCGCCGGAGATCGAGCTGTCGCCGCAGGCCCGGACGCTGATCGGGGCGTACTTCAGCCACGAGTTCTCGGTCGAGGCGGCGGCGCTGTGCAACCCGTCGATGGTGCCGCACCCGGACCAGAGCGACCTGGCCCCCGGCGAGCTGCGCGGGGCGCTGAGCCTGCGGCAGATCGGCGAGGGGCACATCTCCTCTATCGGGTTCTGCAGCGTGATCATCGGGCCGGGCGCGGCGATCCGTCTGGAGGACCGCGACGGTCCGCTCGCGATCGGCACCCGGGTCGGCGCCAAGCACATGAAGCACCAGCTGTTCGCGGCGCTCGGCGACGAGGACATCGACAACGAGTGCTCGGCCTACATCCTCAACTCGCTGCCTGAACGCTACGACGACGCGGAATTCGAGGACATCCTCAGCCACCTGCCGCCCGAACTGCAGGCCCGGCCCACCACGCCGATGACGATGGACCTGATCCGGCGGATCGTGCTGGACGACTACGCGGTGACCTTCCCGGCCACCATGCCGCTGCACCAGCGGGTCCTCTGGCCGGCCACCCCGAGCGAGAGCCGGGGCATGGAGGACGCGCGGTTCGTCCAGGTGATCGACCCGGACGGTCGCCCGGCCTACCAGGCGACCTATACGGCGTACGACGGATTCAACATTTCCGGACGCGTCATCTACAGCCGTGACCTGCGGCATTTCGAGGTGACCGCGCTGCACGGGCCGGCCGCGCGCAACAAGGGCATGGCGCTGTTCCCGCGGTACATCAAGGGCCGGAAGATGGCCCTGTGCCGCTCCGACGGCGAAACCCTCGGCCTGGCCGTCCGCGACGACCAGCACCGCTGGCAGCCGGCCGGGCCGCTGCTCGTCCCGCACCGCGGCTGGGACCTGATCCAGGTCGGCAACTGCGGATCACCGATCGAGACCGAGGCCGGCTGGCTGGTGCTCACCCACGGGGTCGGGCCGATGCGGCGGTACGCGATCGGCGCCATGCTGCTCGACCTGGACGACCCGGCCAAGGTGATCGCCGACCTGCCGCAGGGCCTGATCGACCCGGACGAGATCGAGCGGGAAGGGTACGTGCCGAACGTGCTCTACTCCTGCGGCGGGCTGGTCCACGACGGGCGGTTCTGGCTGCCGTACGCCTCCAGCGACGTCCGGATCAGCTTCGCCAGCATGCCGCTGGACCGCCTCCTGCACCGGATGGTCCCCGTGGAACGATAGTCGGCGACGGCTCTGCCCGCCCGGTGGCAGCGGTCGACCGCTGGACGGTGCCGGTGACCACCCAGATGGTCAGGACGGCGAGGAAGTCGCCGCGGGCGCCGGCCGCCTCGACGCAGGACAGCCACTCCTCGCGCAGGCCGGGCGGGGTCTGCCAGGTCTCGGCCGGCACCCGCGGATTGACCATCGGCAGCACCACCGCCGCCGACTCGGGACTGCCGAACAGACACGTCACCGGGGTCGCGGTCAGGCCGGACAGGCCGGCCGCGACCAGGCGGCGGCGCAACGTACGCCCCATGTCCCGCTGCGGCGGGGTGAAATGCCGGGCGGCGTACGCGGACAGCTCCGCCCACAGCCGCGCCGGCATCCCGTCGAAGGCCAGCGAGTCCCAGTCCGTGTCGATCAGCACGAGCCGCCCGCCCGGCCGGGTCACCCGGCGCAGCTCGGCGACCGCCGCGTCCGGATCGGCCACGTGCTGCAGCACCCGCTCGCACCACACCCCGTCGACACAGTCGTCCGGCAGCTCCAGGGCGCCGACGTCACCGGTGACATAGCGCACGTTGCCGCCGTCGTGCCGGGCGATCGCGGCCGCGGTGATCGCCGCCGAGTAGTCCAGTGCGATCACCTCGCCGCGCGGGCCGGTCTCGGCGGCCAGCGACCGGGCCACCTCGCCACTGCCGGAACCCGCGTCCAGCAGCCGCATCCCCGGTGCCGGGCGCAACGCGTCGAACCCGGCCCGGCGCACCCGGCGGATCTCCGGATGCCGGCCCATCTCGGTCAGCGCGGTCAGCACCAGGTCCGTCATCGGTGCGGTCAGACCGTCGATGTCGGCGAACGGTGTGCGTTCCTGCTGCGCCGGCTCCATCCCGCGATTGTTCTCCGCGGCGGACCCCGGATCCCGGTCCCGTCACCCATCTGACAGGGGGCGCCACCTGCCCATCCGCCGGATCCGCTCCACTGCGGTCCGGCTGGATGCACTCCAGTACCGTGGAACGGCTTGAGCAACGAGGAGCCCGTGATGACCACCCCCCTGCCGCGGCCCGCGCCCGCGGCGCCCGCCTGGCTCACCTGGCCGATCCGGGCCGTCGCGCTGATCGTCGTCTTCCCGTTCCGGCTGCTCTGGGAGCTCGGGGTGCTCGTCCAGCGGTTCGTGGTGCGGCCGGTCGGCCGGGCCCTGGGCTGGCTGCTGCGCACGCTCCTGGTCGCGCCGCTGCTCCGGCTGGTCCGCCAGCTGCTGCAGTGGGTGCTGCTGCCGGTCTGGCACGCGCTGCGCTGGCTGGTCGCGGCGCTGGTCACCGGGGTCGCCTGGGTGCTGCGCCAGCTGGTCCGATTCCTGCTGCGGCCGCTGCTGGTGTTCCTCGGGCGGTTCGTGCTGTTCCCGCTCGGGCGGGCGCTGGCCTGGACCTGGCACGTGCTGATCGCGCCGGCCGGGCAGGCGGTCTACAACTGGGTGCTGGCGCCGATCGGGCACGGGATGGCGTGGGTGCTGATCACGTTCTACCGCCGGGTGCTCACCCCGCTCGGGCAGGCGCTGGTGTGGGCCGCGGACGCGTCGTACCGCTGGATCCTCCGCCCGATCGGCCGCGGCATCGCCGGGACCGCCGCCCTGATCGGCCGCAGTCTCGCCGCGGCCGCCCGGATGGTCTACCGGTTCCTGCTGCGCCCCGCCGGGATCGCGATCGCGTTCGTCGGGCGGCACGCCGTCGGACCGGCCTTCCGGGCGGTCGGTGCCGTCGGGCGCCGGCTGCGCGACGAGATCGTCCGGCCGGCCGGAAATGTGGTGCGCACCGCACGGGGACTGCGCCGCTGATACCACATTTCGTGACGTCACGTCATGCGGCCGTTATCACAAGTAACTGCCGGGAGCACCCGCAACAGCCCGGCAACTGATGTGAAAAACTTCCGGCATGATCGAGCGGGTGCGAGTCGGGCTGGTGGGGTATGGCAGCGGCGGGCGGATCTTCCACGCCCCGCTGATCGCCGCGGCGGAGAACATCGAGTTCGTCGGTGTGGTCACCACCTCCGAGGAACGCCGCAAGCAGATCGCCGAGCAACTCCCCGGCGTCGAGGCGTACGACTCGATCGAGGCCCTGGCCGCCGCCGGCGTCCGGGCCGTGGCCATCTCGACCCCCGCCTCCACCCACGCCGACCTGGCCCGTGAGGCCGTCCGCCTGGGCCTGGCCGTGGTCGTCGACAAACCCTTCGCGCTGGACGCGCCGACCGCCCGTGAGCTGGTCAAGTCCGCCGAGGCGGCCGGCGTCCCGCTGACCGTCTATCAGAACCGGCGCTGGGACTCCGATTACCTCACCGTGCGCAAACTGATCGAGAAGGGGTCGCTCGGCACGATCCGGCGCTTCGAGTCCCGGATGGAACGCTGGGCGCCCGACCGGCTGCCGCCCGCGGCCGGCGGCGGCACCCTGCTGGACTTCGGCTCGCACCTGGTCGACCAGGCACTCAAACTGCACGGCCCGGCCCAGCGGGTGTACGCCGAGGTGCGCGGCGAGGGCGAGCTCGACGACGACTTCTTCCTGGCCATGCACCACCTCAGCGGCGTCGAGTCGCACCTGTGGGGCAGCTGGCGGCAGGCCGGCCCGGGCCCGCGCTTCCGGGTCACCGGCACCGCCGGGACGTACATCTCCGCCGAGCTCGACTGCCAGGAGGAGATGCTGAAAGCCGGCAAGACCCCGGCCAAGCTCGGCGACCGCTGGGGTGTCGAACACGAGCACCGGTGGGGCCACCTGTGGCGCGGTACGACCGGGGCGCCGGTGGAGAGCTGCCGCGGTCGGTGGGACTCGTTCTATCCGGCGTTCGCCGACGCGGTGCTGGGCAACGGGCCGCTGCCGGTGGACCCGTGGGACACCGTGCGCGCCATGGAGGTCCTCGACGCGGCCCGCGTCTCCGCCTCCACCGGCCGCTCCGTCGCCCTCTGACGCCCGGCCGCTGCCGGTCGGCCTGAGGGCCGGAAGCCGTCGGCGAGGTACTGCCCGGCGGCACCCACCACTGCTTTCCGGCCACCGCCTTCCGCCCACGCGCGACCTGCCCGCTCCACCCACGGGAGGCGGTCGGGCCGGATGCGGCGGGGCGGAACCGTCCCGGCGGACCTGTTCGACGCCGGCCTCCGGCCGGGTCGAATCGCCCAGGGAACCGACCGACCCGCCGACGCCGGCGTCAGGCCGGGCGCGGCCGGGTGCTGTCGTCCAGGACCCGGGCGGTGGCCAGGGAGTCGGCGAAGGTGTCCGGGGCCAGCGTGAGGCCGGCGGGCAGCCAGGTCACGCCGGGAGTGCCGGGTTCGGTCATCGCGATCAGGATCTCGTCCGGCGTGAGGCCGGCCGAGCGCAGGGCCCGCAGCTCCCGCGGGTTGACGCCCGGGATCAGCGGGCCGTTGCCCAGGTCGGTGCCGTAACGCACCTTGCCGCCCGCGTCGATGAACCGGCGCAGGTTGTCCACGGCGATCCCCTGCGCCGCGTCCGGGCTGCCCCAGCCGTGGATGTCCAAGGTGCTGACCCAGGTCATCCGGTCGGCACAGGCCCGGATCAGCGCGTCCGGCAGCGGCTCGGTCCACGGGGTGTGCGCCAGCAGGTCGGCGCCGGCTTCGACGGCGGCGGCGACCGTTCCCGGGCCCTCGGCGTGCACCACGACCGGCAG
Protein-coding regions in this window:
- a CDS encoding glycosyltransferase: MPATYGFLSTYPPTQCGLATFNAALAMHLAAGTPGATAGSGVVRLLARDNTSGGIALDRAAPRVVHTWHTDLPGGWAGAAAALNRFDVAVIQHEYGIYPGDAGAEVLPLLHALKVPSIVVLHTVLTQPDTLQRAVLEQIAEVADAVVTMTDTARQRLTTNYAVNPRKITVIPHGAGSHAGVPREDHDRPHLLTWGLLGPGKGIEWALRALALLDDLSPAPIYTVAGRTHPKVLEQQGDVYRDGLKSLADDLDVTASVRWLDAYLDAGELSRLIRSADAVVLPYDSTEQVTSGVLIEAVGAGVPVVATEFPHAVELLASGPGLLVPHQDPEAMACAIRHVLAEPGLPGRLAGLAGGPTLRWPAVAARYQSLAARLLADRVPLPAATLTA
- a CDS encoding glycoside hydrolase family 130 protein; the encoded protein is MTATVNTTDITRHNITMQPDGRRVVIKLFVPGEDAHATHNRTACMIERMLQLDENDIGTLLEDVLNRFSGRHHDILSVFQHHYEVVQHRVPPEIELSPQARTLIGAYFSHEFSVEAAALCNPSMVPHPDQSDLAPGELRGALSLRQIGEGHISSIGFCSVIIGPGAAIRLEDRDGPLAIGTRVGAKHMKHQLFAALGDEDIDNECSAYILNSLPERYDDAEFEDILSHLPPELQARPTTPMTMDLIRRIVLDDYAVTFPATMPLHQRVLWPATPSESRGMEDARFVQVIDPDGRPAYQATYTAYDGFNISGRVIYSRDLRHFEVTALHGPAARNKGMALFPRYIKGRKMALCRSDGETLGLAVRDDQHRWQPAGPLLVPHRGWDLIQVGNCGSPIETEAGWLVLTHGVGPMRRYAIGAMLLDLDDPAKVIADLPQGLIDPDEIEREGYVPNVLYSCGGLVHDGRFWLPYASSDVRISFASMPLDRLLHRMVPVER
- a CDS encoding methyltransferase domain-containing protein, which translates into the protein MEPAQQERTPFADIDGLTAPMTDLVLTALTEMGRHPEIRRVRRAGFDALRPAPGMRLLDAGSGSGEVARSLAAETGPRGEVIALDYSAAITAAAIARHDGGNVRYVTGDVGALELPDDCVDGVWCERVLQHVADPDAAVAELRRVTRPGGRLVLIDTDWDSLAFDGMPARLWAELSAYAARHFTPPQRDMGRTLRRRLVAAGLSGLTATPVTCLFGSPESAAVVLPMVNPRVPAETWQTPPGLREEWLSCVEAAGARGDFLAVLTIWVVTGTVQRSTAATGRAEPSPTIVPRGPSGAGGGPAACWRS
- a CDS encoding Gfo/Idh/MocA family oxidoreductase, which encodes MIERVRVGLVGYGSGGRIFHAPLIAAAENIEFVGVVTTSEERRKQIAEQLPGVEAYDSIEALAAAGVRAVAISTPASTHADLAREAVRLGLAVVVDKPFALDAPTARELVKSAEAAGVPLTVYQNRRWDSDYLTVRKLIEKGSLGTIRRFESRMERWAPDRLPPAAGGGTLLDFGSHLVDQALKLHGPAQRVYAEVRGEGELDDDFFLAMHHLSGVESHLWGSWRQAGPGPRFRVTGTAGTYISAELDCQEEMLKAGKTPAKLGDRWGVEHEHRWGHLWRGTTGAPVESCRGRWDSFYPAFADAVLGNGPLPVDPWDTVRAMEVLDAARVSASTGRSVAL